Part of the Candidatus Cloacimonadota bacterium genome, AGTTAACATTTTTGTTTCATCATCGTATAAGGCTATGAACAAATTGGTTGTATCCAGGATTCTTCCCAGCTGATTTCTGGTTTCTTCGAAAACATCTTCCAAACTATTTGATACATTTGCTGCAGAAATAATATTATACAAAACTTCTTGAGTTAATACAGCCAGTTTACGCACTGTAATATCTTCGGAAAGAATTACTACTCTCTCTACATTATCGTTTTCATCTTTGAGAGCATAAAAACGTTGTGATATCCATTTATTTTTTCCCTGAAATTTCTTCTCCAATTTTATTTCTGGAATGTAATATGTGCCACCTTCTTTATAGACTTTTATTATACCATCAGAATGTTCTCCCAGATACTTATCACGAGAATCTAAATTCAAGCTTTTACGAGGATTCCGATATTCATTTACTTGTTTAGCCGAAAATCCCCAGATATTTTTCCAGGCTTCATTGTAGAGCAATAAAGTTCCATTTTTATCTCGCACAGAAATCCCAATGGGCGAATCTTCGATAATGGCCAGGGAAAGCTGCTCGCTCTTCCTGATGATTTCTTGAGTTTCTACAATATTTGTGATGTCCTGAGACATACCAATAGCTTTGAACACTTTTCCGTTTTCATCTCTCAGGTTTTCCGTTTTTGTGTGTATAAACCTGACAGTGCCATTTGGCCTGATGATACGATGATAGATATCATAAGGTTGTCTGGTTTTAAGAGATCTTACAAATTCTCTTCTAATACGTTTCAGGTCTTCCGGATGCATCCTTTTCATAACATTGAAAAGTGTTCTTTCCGTAGTTTTATCATCAACACCCAGAATTTGGGAAATTTCCTCCGACCAATAGATTTTCTGGGTAATCAGATCTAATGTCCAACTTCCCACATGAGCCATTTGTTGAGTTTTGTTTAGAAGTTTCTCATTTTCGATCAGTTCATTTTCCATTTTCTTTTGAGCTGTAATTTCAAATATCAAACCCTGCCAACGGTAACCACCATTTTCCATGGGTGTAACACTAAAAGATGAGCGAACCCAGATATAATTATCCTC contains:
- a CDS encoding PAS domain-containing protein, with protein sequence MADKLRILIVEDVMTDAKLVEYELSKSGLQFESKIVKFKEDYIDALKNFKPDLVLSDFSLPRFDGKEAIKIIRKLAPQTPIIIVTGSINEQTAVECMKLGAWDYVLKDRLVLLGHSIKNTLELKQDRQRILQTQEELAKSEEQFRTFAENVPGVVSIYDRLPNDEVKFIYQGPGLEKIFGDKIAQKIYEGPSIYFKMIPDEDREKLENEAVKAVNSDGLLDMEYRLRISEDNYIWVRSSFSVTPMENGGYRWQGLIFEITAQKKMENELIENEKLLNKTQQMAHVGSWTLDLITQKIYWSEEISQILGVDDKTTERTLFNVMKRMHPEDLKRIRREFVRSLKTRQPYDIYHRIIRPNGTVRFIHTKTENLRDENGKVFKAIGMSQDITNIVETQEIIRKSEQLSLAIIEDSPIGISVRDKNGTLLLYNEAWKNIWGFSAKQVNEYRNPRKSLNLDSRDKYLGEHSDGIIKVYKEGGTYYIPEIKLEKKFQGKNKWISQRFYALKDENDNVERVVILSEDITVRKLAVLTQEVLYNIISAANVSNSLEDVFEETRNQLGRILDTTNLFIALYDDETKMLT